From one Bdellovibrionota bacterium genomic stretch:
- a CDS encoding helix-turn-helix domain-containing protein, whose product MYVLDRQKFRKLLKEQGFSSVQAFAQKSAIHRNTLNAYMSGKKSVFSAPMEKIATTLKIDPVALAIQSDFPGLSDLRNVLRSVIQGRSDRNLAFLLFGSRAEKRERPFSDWDVGVTGGEQKVTSSEYLRIKTEVSDLVEDFPYGVDLVNLDQAPTWFLQEMTPGLAHLAGSFEAFQFFKGVLHAAKSFDKVA is encoded by the coding sequence ATGTATGTGCTTGACCGACAGAAGTTTAGGAAGCTGTTGAAAGAACAGGGTTTTTCAAGCGTCCAAGCTTTTGCGCAGAAGTCCGCGATTCACAGAAACACGTTGAACGCGTACATGAGTGGGAAAAAGTCCGTCTTCTCCGCCCCGATGGAGAAGATCGCAACGACTCTAAAGATTGATCCGGTTGCACTTGCCATTCAGTCCGATTTCCCCGGACTTTCCGATTTGCGGAATGTTCTTCGCTCCGTTATCCAAGGGCGATCGGACCGTAACCTTGCGTTCCTCTTGTTTGGTTCGCGCGCCGAAAAACGGGAACGTCCCTTTTCGGACTGGGACGTTGGGGTCACCGGAGGTGAGCAAAAAGTGACTTCCTCGGAATACCTGCGAATCAAGACGGAGGTATCCGATCTCGTCGAAGACTTTCCGTATGGGGTGGATCTTGTGAATTTAGACCAGGCTCCAACTTGGTTTCTTCAGGAAATGACGCCGGGCCTTGCGCATCTGGCCGGAAGCTTCGAGGCCTTTCAATTCTTCAAAGGGGTCCTGCATGCGGCGAAATCCTTCGACAAAGTTGCATAA
- a CDS encoding YicC/YloC family endoribonuclease produces the protein MASSMTGFGRGVAKGKEYRYVVEARSVNNRFCDVRIQAPKELLELEHDLAGLVRKEFSRGKIDLVLKAEPLAARKNNGFSEPVVIGRWRELERLRKKLGIPTPVLLETAVALASSRDDRSPFGSDASRLFQKAARGALEKLREFRWREGKALVADIGRRRQTIERAVERVSHQIGEAGRIRIDRMRTRATELLNGKEIAWDRVNVELALLVEKDDVTEEVVRLKSHLKRLEELLGSKGSVGREIDFLLQEMNREINTIGSKSPDLDITGDVILVKAEVEKIREQAQNLE, from the coding sequence ATGGCGTCCAGCATGACCGGATTCGGCCGCGGCGTGGCGAAAGGGAAAGAATATCGCTACGTCGTGGAGGCGCGTTCGGTGAACAATCGATTCTGTGACGTTCGAATCCAGGCCCCCAAAGAGCTTCTGGAACTCGAGCACGACCTGGCGGGGCTCGTGAGAAAGGAATTTTCCCGCGGGAAAATCGATCTAGTTTTGAAAGCCGAGCCGCTCGCCGCGCGAAAGAACAACGGGTTTTCGGAGCCGGTGGTCATCGGGCGCTGGCGGGAGCTGGAGCGGCTTCGAAAGAAACTTGGAATTCCGACACCCGTTTTGCTCGAAACAGCGGTCGCCCTCGCATCCTCGCGCGATGACCGGTCTCCCTTTGGATCGGATGCATCCCGGCTTTTTCAGAAAGCGGCCAGGGGAGCGCTGGAAAAACTGCGCGAATTCCGGTGGCGAGAGGGGAAAGCGCTGGTGGCGGATATCGGCCGCCGGAGGCAGACCATCGAACGGGCGGTGGAAAGGGTTTCGCATCAAATAGGGGAGGCGGGTCGAATACGAATCGATCGGATGCGAACGCGTGCGACGGAGCTCTTAAACGGCAAAGAGATTGCCTGGGACCGCGTGAACGTCGAGCTGGCTTTGCTGGTGGAAAAAGACGATGTCACGGAAGAGGTCGTCCGCTTGAAGAGCCACTTGAAAAGACTGGAGGAGCTTTTGGGTTCGAAAGGGAGCGTCGGGCGGGAAATCGACTTCCTGCTCCAGGAAATGAACCGCGAGATCAACACGATCGGTTCCAAGTCGCCCGATCTCGATATCACCGGAGACGTGATTTTGGTAAAAGCGGAGGTTGAAAAGATCCGTGAGCAGGCCCAGAACCTGGAATAG
- a CDS encoding Trm112 family protein codes for MLAKDLLDILVCPKCKGDLQYHPEQSALDCGACNLRYRIEDDIPVMLIDEATPVPAMASAAR; via the coding sequence ATGCTGGCGAAAGACCTCTTGGACATTCTGGTCTGTCCGAAATGCAAGGGGGATCTCCAATATCATCCGGAACAGAGCGCATTGGATTGCGGTGCGTGCAATCTTCGCTACCGGATTGAGGACGATATCCCCGTCATGCTGATCGACGAAGCGACGCCGGTCCCCGCGATGGCTTCCGCGGCTCGATGA
- the rpoZ gene encoding DNA-directed RNA polymerase subunit omega — MARITIQDCLEKVESRFGLVHLAAERARQLVKGSSPLVRSKNKIIVTALREIAAEKVKFAKVLDEKSITHP, encoded by the coding sequence ATGGCACGGATCACGATTCAAGACTGCTTGGAAAAAGTCGAAAGCCGGTTCGGTCTCGTCCATTTGGCTGCCGAACGGGCCCGCCAACTGGTCAAGGGCTCCAGTCCCCTCGTCCGATCGAAGAACAAGATCATCGTGACGGCGCTTCGCGAGATCGCCGCCGAAAAGGTCAAGTTCGCCAAGGTTCTCGACGAAAAGTCGATCACGCATCCGTAG
- the secG gene encoding preprotein translocase subunit SecG produces the protein MVLFLTILHVSVCIFLIVIVLLQHGKGADIGASFGGASQTVFGTRGAATFLSKLTVSCAIIFMVTSLSLAYLSSRGSAKSLFAGRKPQPKSAAASAVPASAPATAVPASTPSVATTATPKESEAKRKK, from the coding sequence ATGGTTCTGTTTCTGACGATTCTTCACGTTTCGGTCTGTATCTTCTTGATTGTCATCGTTCTTCTTCAGCATGGAAAAGGGGCGGACATCGGCGCGAGCTTCGGCGGCGCCAGCCAGACCGTTTTCGGAACTCGCGGAGCCGCGACGTTCTTGAGCAAGCTCACGGTCTCTTGCGCGATTATCTTTATGGTGACGAGTCTGTCGTTGGCCTATCTCTCCTCGCGCGGGTCGGCAAAGAGCCTCTTCGCCGGCCGGAAACCGCAGCCAAAGAGCGCCGCGGCCTCGGCGGTGCCGGCTTCCGCCCCTGCGACAGCGGTTCCGGCCAGCACGCCATCCGTTGCGACGACCGCAACGCCCAAAGAGTCGGAAGCCAAGAGAAAGAAGTAG
- a CDS encoding SH3 domain-containing protein, with the protein MIASLFKRLTLASFFLSMLAVSGVAFGQTKGTVNGNNVAVRSDPNTKSEILITLEKGKAVTVIEQRGGWLRIKVALDAAFTFDGWVSAKLITWKKPAAASVVASKKAAPAKTPVASVTTPAPVSPRINPTPSVPSASPPTAPAGGAPTPLDQFFESSGSVPPPATTNSPSATANKTFAQIPSDAEGPGRPANFERPPTRQDFLTPLGDRASAAIRVGYLLYHYKLQNGGATPSELFAYNLPGFGVDVDLRYWFWNMPDEKFRIGGSLFYQHGFYRHTTNLQDSSGATFQSPSTSSSTDNMWGKVLTEYRFNPQKSLNSVGLAAGFQYFKFSGDDVNNDTGPINLYVSQKTMSVTTGVEGHIEIPRTKNLVANLGFDLFILNFVSEDPSDATGTDPSANIGYGPSVGLAWLPTYRHRIGAGYQLRLQKYEFTGAGTRVGNAVTDGSADTAAHNFFLAYDYHF; encoded by the coding sequence TTGATCGCCTCCTTGTTTAAGCGCCTAACGCTGGCTTCGTTTTTTCTTTCTATGTTGGCCGTCAGCGGTGTCGCCTTCGGACAGACGAAGGGAACCGTTAACGGCAACAATGTCGCCGTTCGATCCGACCCCAACACGAAGAGCGAAATTCTCATCACACTTGAAAAGGGGAAAGCGGTCACCGTGATCGAGCAGCGGGGAGGCTGGCTCCGAATCAAAGTCGCCCTCGACGCGGCGTTTACGTTCGACGGATGGGTGTCGGCCAAACTTATCACTTGGAAAAAGCCGGCTGCCGCCTCGGTCGTGGCCTCAAAGAAAGCGGCTCCGGCCAAAACTCCGGTGGCGTCGGTGACGACGCCGGCCCCGGTATCCCCTCGAATCAATCCAACTCCGAGCGTTCCTTCAGCCTCTCCGCCGACGGCTCCGGCCGGAGGAGCACCGACTCCCCTCGACCAATTCTTTGAATCTTCGGGATCCGTCCCGCCACCGGCCACAACGAATTCGCCGTCGGCAACGGCCAATAAAACATTTGCTCAAATACCGAGCGACGCGGAGGGTCCCGGACGGCCTGCGAACTTCGAGCGACCACCGACTCGTCAAGATTTCCTCACGCCCCTGGGAGATCGCGCGTCGGCGGCGATTCGCGTCGGCTATCTCCTCTACCATTACAAACTTCAGAACGGTGGAGCCACGCCGAGTGAACTGTTTGCGTACAATCTCCCCGGCTTCGGCGTCGACGTAGATCTGCGTTACTGGTTTTGGAACATGCCGGATGAAAAATTCCGTATCGGCGGCTCACTCTTTTATCAGCACGGATTTTATCGCCACACGACCAACCTTCAGGATTCGTCCGGTGCGACGTTTCAGTCTCCTTCGACCAGCTCTTCCACGGACAATATGTGGGGAAAGGTGCTGACCGAATATCGCTTTAATCCCCAGAAAAGTCTCAACTCCGTAGGCCTGGCGGCCGGTTTTCAGTATTTCAAATTCAGCGGCGATGACGTGAACAACGATACCGGCCCGATTAATCTTTATGTCTCCCAGAAGACGATGAGCGTCACGACGGGAGTCGAGGGGCACATCGAAATCCCGAGGACAAAAAATCTGGTCGCCAACCTAGGGTTCGATCTCTTCATTTTGAATTTTGTGAGTGAGGATCCCTCGGACGCGACCGGAACGGACCCGAGTGCGAATATCGGTTACGGTCCCTCCGTAGGTTTGGCGTGGCTCCCGACATATCGGCATCGAATCGGCGCGGGCTATCAACTCCGGCTCCAAAAATACGAATTCACGGGTGCGGGAACGCGTGTGGGCAACGCGGTAACGGACGGGAGCGCCGACACCGCCGCGCACAATTTCTTCTTGGCTTACGATTATCACTTTTAG
- a CDS encoding serine/threonine-protein kinase gives MQRFGKYWIERKIAIGGMAEIYRAFSEPGEPVAIKMILPEYASQPKFVQMFLDEARIVVTLRHPNIVQLLDFGKIEDTYFFSMEWVDGKPLSTIIKRQIELGVPFPIEDALLIGVDVCEGLAYAHAKTDRFDRPLGIVHRDISPPNVLVTRDCVAKIADFGIADAQNKGIQTQPGIIRGKFSYMSPEQASGVPTDKRSDVFSLGVVLWEILTSRRLFLREKEVDTLMAVRKCDIPPIRPLNSLVSPALESVLSKALAKEPHRRYASAEKLGHGLQNVLSDEYPDASGKHIAQFLKVLFPAERFFGLDEPTNIVVLKWKEEQERKIHDARHPAVHPWVKKLTEHRAPISVLLALATLAAAEWLAR, from the coding sequence GTGCAACGCTTCGGCAAATACTGGATTGAACGGAAGATCGCCATCGGAGGGATGGCGGAGATTTACCGCGCCTTCTCCGAACCGGGCGAACCGGTTGCCATCAAAATGATCCTGCCGGAGTACGCCTCGCAGCCGAAATTCGTGCAGATGTTTCTCGACGAGGCGCGGATCGTCGTCACGCTTCGGCATCCCAATATCGTCCAACTTCTCGACTTCGGGAAGATCGAGGACACCTATTTCTTTTCGATGGAGTGGGTGGACGGAAAACCGCTGTCGACGATCATCAAACGGCAGATCGAGCTGGGCGTTCCGTTTCCGATTGAGGACGCCCTTTTGATCGGCGTGGATGTCTGTGAGGGGCTCGCTTACGCCCATGCAAAAACGGACCGATTCGACCGCCCGCTCGGAATCGTTCACCGCGATATCAGCCCGCCCAATGTTTTGGTGACACGGGACTGCGTCGCCAAGATCGCCGATTTCGGCATCGCGGACGCCCAGAACAAGGGCATCCAGACGCAGCCGGGAATCATTCGGGGAAAATTCAGCTATATGTCGCCCGAGCAGGCGAGCGGCGTTCCCACGGACAAACGTTCGGATGTATTCAGCTTGGGAGTCGTCTTGTGGGAGATTCTTACGTCCCGCAGGCTTTTTCTCCGGGAAAAGGAAGTCGATACGCTTATGGCGGTTCGAAAATGCGATATTCCGCCGATCCGTCCGTTGAATTCCTTGGTCTCGCCCGCACTCGAATCGGTGTTGTCGAAAGCGTTGGCCAAAGAGCCGCATCGGAGATACGCGTCGGCCGAAAAGCTCGGTCACGGGCTTCAGAATGTTCTCTCCGACGAATACCCGGACGCAAGCGGAAAACATATCGCTCAATTCTTGAAAGTTCTGTTCCCCGCCGAGCGATTTTTCGGCCTGGACGAACCGACGAACATCGTCGTTCTGAAATGGAAGGAAGAACAGGAACGGAAAATCCATGACGCGCGTCACCCCGCCGTTCACCCATGGGTCAAAAAATTAACGGAGCATCGCGCGCCGATATCCGTTTTGCTGGCGCTCGCGACGCTCGCGGCCGCCGAGTGGCTCGCTCGCTGA
- the gmk gene encoding guanylate kinase, whose protein sequence is MVSAPSGAGKTTLVKRLLRKDRRIHKTISHTTRSPRSGERDGRDYFFISKTVFQRMISKKSFVEWARVYGDLYGTSKRTIDGILRKGKDAVLVIEAQGARSIRKKFRNAVFILIVPPSLLELKRRISRRGGEGVTEMKRRLRAAKSEIRAMRWYDYVVVNERIHNAVTDLHIIIQAERLELARRRSLIQILAGR, encoded by the coding sequence GTGGTTTCCGCGCCATCCGGTGCGGGAAAAACAACGCTTGTGAAGCGCCTCCTTCGGAAGGACCGGCGCATTCACAAAACGATATCGCACACCACGCGTTCCCCCCGCTCCGGGGAAAGAGACGGAAGAGACTATTTTTTTATTTCCAAAACCGTGTTCCAGCGAATGATTTCAAAGAAGTCGTTCGTGGAATGGGCGAGGGTGTACGGAGACCTGTACGGAACGTCCAAACGAACCATCGACGGCATTCTTCGAAAAGGAAAAGACGCGGTCTTGGTCATTGAAGCGCAAGGAGCGCGGTCGATCCGAAAGAAGTTTCGAAACGCCGTATTCATACTGATCGTTCCGCCCAGTCTTTTGGAACTTAAGCGGCGCATCTCCCGAAGGGGAGGCGAGGGCGTTACAGAGATGAAGCGGCGCCTTCGCGCCGCAAAGTCCGAGATTCGCGCCATGCGGTGGTACGATTACGTCGTGGTCAACGAACGGATTCACAATGCCGTCACGGACCTTCATATCATTATCCAGGCCGAACGGCTGGAGTTAGCCCGGCGGCGCTCATTAATACAGATTCTGGCAGGCCGTTGA
- a CDS encoding DapH/DapD/GlmU-related protein has translation MPHAVKIGRNVRIGENCSIGRCKVGDNVTIARGSVIEDGATIHDGARLAAHCVVGSGATIGSHARLGEGCVVEAGARVDRHSRAAAGAIIKRG, from the coding sequence GTGCCGCATGCCGTGAAAATCGGCCGAAACGTGAGAATCGGCGAAAATTGTTCGATCGGCCGCTGCAAGGTCGGGGACAACGTCACGATCGCGCGCGGGAGTGTGATCGAAGACGGTGCCACGATTCACGACGGCGCGCGTCTGGCCGCACATTGTGTCGTCGGATCGGGCGCTACGATCGGCTCCCACGCACGATTGGGTGAGGGGTGCGTCGTGGAAGCCGGCGCCCGGGTCGACCGTCATTCCCGCGCCGCCGCCGGCGCAATCATCAAGCGAGGCTAA
- a CDS encoding phosphoglycerate kinase, with translation MAIQLAQGKIRTLKEVEVGGKTVFLRADLNVPIQDGRVTDDTRIRGMLPTLKYLVDKKARVVMASHLGRPKGKPDPKYSLVPVAEALARLISGEVIVPDNCIGDGVRGILATQKSEDVVLLENLRFHAEEEKNDPKFAAELRHQRQVYVTDAFGSLHRAHASTDALPRLFDQRAAGFLVEKELQFLAPLVSSPQRPFAVVLGGAKVSDKIKVVENLLRYVDRILLGGAMVFTFLKATGHGIGKSLVENGQLDRAKRILEQAKTRNVQVLLPKDFVVGNSIENPGEPKTIQGQEIPDDATGLDVGPETVRLYGQALQDAKTIFWNGPLGLFEKPPFDAGTNGLARILGEFSSIRVVGGGDSAAAVARVGMADRMTHVSTGGGATLEYLEGNGLPGLTALAV, from the coding sequence ATGGCGATTCAGCTGGCGCAAGGAAAAATCCGGACCCTCAAAGAGGTGGAGGTGGGCGGCAAGACGGTCTTCCTTCGGGCCGACCTCAATGTTCCGATTCAGGATGGACGGGTCACCGACGACACCCGTATCCGGGGAATGCTGCCGACACTGAAGTACCTCGTGGACAAAAAGGCCCGTGTGGTGATGGCTTCGCATTTGGGACGCCCGAAAGGAAAGCCCGATCCGAAATATTCCTTGGTCCCTGTGGCGGAGGCGCTCGCCCGCCTGATCTCCGGCGAGGTGATTGTCCCCGACAATTGTATTGGGGACGGCGTTCGCGGCATTCTGGCCACACAAAAATCGGAGGATGTGGTGCTGCTCGAAAATCTCCGCTTCCACGCCGAAGAAGAGAAAAACGATCCGAAGTTCGCGGCGGAACTCCGCCACCAGCGTCAGGTTTACGTCACCGATGCTTTCGGCTCTCTCCATCGCGCGCACGCATCGACCGACGCGCTTCCGCGCCTGTTCGATCAACGGGCCGCCGGATTTCTCGTGGAAAAAGAACTTCAGTTTCTGGCCCCGTTGGTTTCCTCGCCGCAGCGGCCGTTCGCCGTCGTCCTGGGCGGAGCCAAGGTGTCCGACAAGATCAAAGTGGTGGAGAACCTCTTGCGATACGTCGATCGGATCCTCTTGGGCGGAGCCATGGTCTTCACGTTTTTGAAGGCGACGGGACACGGGATCGGCAAGTCGCTGGTCGAGAACGGCCAGCTGGATCGGGCGAAGCGGATTCTCGAACAGGCCAAGACAAGAAACGTTCAGGTATTGCTTCCGAAAGATTTTGTCGTTGGCAACAGCATCGAGAATCCCGGCGAACCGAAAACGATTCAAGGGCAGGAGATTCCGGACGACGCCACGGGGCTGGACGTCGGACCCGAAACGGTTCGCCTTTACGGCCAAGCGCTTCAGGATGCAAAAACGATCTTTTGGAACGGTCCGTTGGGGCTTTTTGAGAAGCCTCCTTTTGATGCCGGAACGAACGGCCTGGCTCGAATTCTTGGAGAATTTTCCTCGATTCGGGTTGTAGGGGGAGGAGATTCCGCGGCGGCCGTCGCGAGAGTCGGGATGGCCGACCGCATGACCCATGTCTCCACCGGAGGAGGCGCAACCCTTGAATATCTTGAGGGAAACGGTTTGCCTGGACTCACGGCACTGGCGGTGTAG
- a CDS encoding holo-ACP synthase, with protein sequence MNPAPVGIGVDIESVSSFRSRKVSRHRRFYERLFSNDEMKYCASFRDPAPHFAVRFCAKEALVKAARGILPLHVTDAEVRNDKDGAPSFRPRSKSSSVRRFFSRYRPLVSLSHTDDQAIAFVILVPKRTAD encoded by the coding sequence ATGAATCCGGCGCCTGTCGGAATCGGCGTGGACATCGAGTCGGTCTCTTCGTTTCGGTCGCGAAAGGTGTCCCGGCACCGCCGTTTCTACGAACGGCTCTTTTCAAACGACGAAATGAAATACTGCGCTTCTTTCCGCGATCCGGCGCCGCATTTTGCGGTCCGGTTCTGTGCGAAAGAGGCCCTCGTCAAGGCCGCGCGCGGAATCTTGCCTCTCCATGTGACGGACGCCGAGGTTCGGAACGACAAAGACGGCGCGCCCTCTTTCCGCCCGCGTTCCAAGAGTTCGTCGGTACGTCGTTTCTTTTCGCGATATCGGCCGCTCGTGTCGCTCTCCCACACCGACGACCAGGCGATCGCGTTTGTGATTCTTGTGCCGAAGAGAACGGCGGATTAG
- the tpiA gene encoding triose-phosphate isomerase: protein MKQRIIIGNWKMNKTATETIRLVTELKALLSGKQEIEVAVAPPFVSLQPAEIAAQGTPIKIAAQDVFHEDSGAFTGEISPPMLVDVGCTYVIVGHSERRQHFGETNLIVNKKVKAAIDNGLKPILCVGETETEREQKKTFDVVESQLREGLRGVNDAEAEDLVVAYEPVWAIGTGDTASPGTAEEVHGFIFEKLSAIFRRDVAHKIRIVYGGSVTPENIKDLMAQPHIDGALVGGASLDPKSFSQIIHFKE, encoded by the coding sequence ATGAAACAGAGAATCATCATCGGCAATTGGAAGATGAATAAGACCGCGACGGAGACGATCCGTCTCGTCACGGAACTCAAGGCCCTTTTGTCCGGAAAACAGGAAATTGAAGTGGCGGTCGCCCCGCCGTTTGTTTCCCTTCAGCCCGCGGAGATTGCGGCGCAGGGAACACCGATCAAAATTGCGGCGCAGGACGTTTTCCATGAGGACAGCGGGGCCTTCACAGGTGAGATCTCGCCGCCCATGTTGGTCGACGTCGGATGCACCTACGTCATTGTGGGCCATTCCGAGCGGCGCCAGCATTTCGGTGAGACGAATCTGATCGTCAACAAGAAGGTGAAGGCGGCGATCGACAACGGGCTCAAACCGATCTTGTGCGTGGGCGAAACCGAAACCGAGAGGGAACAGAAAAAGACCTTCGACGTGGTTGAGTCCCAGCTTCGGGAAGGGCTGCGCGGCGTGAACGACGCCGAGGCGGAGGATTTAGTGGTGGCGTACGAACCGGTCTGGGCGATCGGTACGGGGGATACGGCCTCGCCGGGAACCGCCGAAGAAGTTCACGGATTCATCTTCGAAAAGTTATCCGCGATCTTTCGGCGGGACGTGGCGCACAAAATTCGGATCGTTTACGGCGGTTCGGTGACGCCGGAAAACATCAAAGATCTCATGGCACAGCCGCATATCGACGGCGCGCTCGTGGGCGGAGCCAGCTTGGATCCCAAGAGCTTTTCCCAAATCATTCATTTCAAGGAGTAG
- a CDS encoding nucleotidyltransferase substrate binding protein, whose product MRRNPSTKLHNALLQLEKAVEFYAKNDDDRDLRFLAVVKSFEILTEYLWRRLKTYVEDEGLDAPSPKEAIRQAAKLELLDDPERWIDFINARNDSVHDYFGIPEKDFVELVRDLLVRANRLSKALNEKAKGK is encoded by the coding sequence ATGCGGCGAAATCCTTCGACAAAGTTGCATAACGCACTTTTGCAGTTGGAAAAGGCGGTTGAGTTTTATGCGAAAAATGACGACGATCGAGATCTGCGCTTTTTGGCGGTTGTAAAGAGCTTCGAAATTCTCACGGAGTATCTTTGGAGGCGCCTTAAGACTTACGTGGAGGACGAGGGACTCGATGCACCGTCTCCCAAAGAGGCCATCCGTCAGGCGGCGAAGCTCGAGCTTTTGGATGATCCGGAACGATGGATCGATTTCATCAATGCTCGGAACGATAGTGTGCACGATTATTTCGGAATACCCGAAAAGGATTTTGTCGAATTAGTTCGGGATCTTTTGGTGCGGGCGAATCGCCTCTCCAAAGCGTTGAATGAAAAAGCAAAAGGCAAATAA